CAGCGAGAGCGTGGCCTCGCCGAGGTCGCGGTACGCGTGGCCGAGAGCCTCGTAGGCGACCGCGAAGTCCGGCCGGATCCGCACCGCCTCGCGAAGCGGGCCGAGCGCCTCCGCGGATCGCCCGTACCAGAGCAGCAGGTTGCCCAGGTTGTACTGCGAATTCTGCCGGCGCGGATCGATCTCGAGCGCGCGCCGGTACAGGTCGAGCGCCTCGGCGTGCCGGTTCTGCTCCTCCGCGAGCACTCCGAGCACCTCCAGCGCGAGCGGATCGAGCGGATCGACGGCGTGCGCGCGCTGCCAGAGCGCGTTGCTGTTGCGCCAGTACTGCACCTGCGCGCGCGTCTGCACGCCGAAGGCCGCGAGCACCGCGAGCGCGCCGAGCGCGAGCGCGTGACTGCGAAAGCGGAACCGGGGAACCAGCTCCGGAACGCCCCAGGCGGCGATCGCGAACAGGCCGATCGACGGCAGATAGGTGTAGCGGTCCGCCATGGCCTGCTCGCCGACCTGGATCACCCCGATCACGGGAACCAGCATGCCGACGTACCAGAGCCATCCGACCGCGAGCCAGGGGCGCGTCGGCAGCGCGCGCAGCGACAGGAGCGTGATTCCCGCGAGCAGCAGACCCGCGCCCAGAAGCGCGGTCGCGGGCCAGGTTCCCGGGTGTGTGTAGCTGATCGAGAGCCCGGTCGGCAGGATCGTCGCGCCCAGGTAGCGGGCCAGCGAGACCAGCGCGTTGCCCAGCCGCTGCCCGAGCGTGAAGTGCGAAGCGAGCGCGATGGCCGTGCCCTGCGCGAGCACCGTCATGGCGCTGGCCGCGGCGGCGAGCGCGAAGAGCGGCAGCTTCTCCAGCACGAGCGCGAAGGCCCGGCGCCGATCGATCGGGCGCGCCACGCGGAGTCGGCCGAGCGGCCAGACGTCGACGAGCAGAAGCAGCGCCGGCAGCGTCACGAGCATGGGCTTCGCCGCCAGTCCCGCCGCGGTCGCGGCGAAGACCCAGAGGTAGCGCAGGCGCGACGGGCGCTCGGCGTAG
Above is a window of Deltaproteobacteria bacterium DNA encoding:
- a CDS encoding tetratricopeptide repeat protein — protein: MSPPAERALRVAGTAAALALATVAAYGSFAGFEFVNWDDNVYVTANSRVKSGLSLESLRWALSAMAAHNWHPLTWVSHMLDVELFGLDAVGHHRTSLALHVLATLLLFRAFLRMTGALGRSAFAAGLFALHPLHVESVAWIAERKDVLSGLCFAGVLNLYAHYAERPSRLRYLWVFAATAAGLAAKPMLVTLPALLLLVDVWPLGRLRVARPIDRRRAFALVLEKLPLFALAAAASAMTVLAQGTAIALASHFTLGQRLGNALVSLARYLGATILPTGLSISYTHPGTWPATALLGAGLLLAGITLLSLRALPTRPWLAVGWLWYVGMLVPVIGVIQVGEQAMADRYTYLPSIGLFAIAAWGVPELVPRFRFRSHALALGALAVLAAFGVQTRAQVQYWRNSNALWQRAHAVDPLDPLALEVLGVLAEEQNRHAEALDLYRRALEIDPRRQNSQYNLGNLLLWYGRSAEALGPLREAVRIRPDFAVAYEALGHAYRDLGEATLSLQAFQRSVEIEPDAPNAQYNLGVGLLRAGRPREALTPFGEAARIRPDYTMAFVGLADAHMALGDRSAALADARRALALAREQGDTELAERIEGHFDELRSGSAR